The stretch of DNA GCAAGATGTCACTGACCAAAAGACTGGCTGGGATGCCTGGTCTCCAGATTTGGCGGACGCAGCGCGCGCAAGATATGCAGCTCGTAATGTCCGATTGGATCGCGAGCAACGTGACAATGATGAGCGACTAGCAAAGAAAGCTGCTGCCAAACTAGTTGCAGTAAACGCAGAGAATCCCGATTCAGAAGAAGCCCGAAAAGAGCAGGAAAGAAAGCGAGCCATCATCGCCGCAGCAATCGCGCGAGCTCAGCAACAAAAATGATGAATCTCGAAAAGCGCCAAGCTTTCTTTGAGCTACTCAGGGAAAACAATCCCCATCCAGAAACCGAATTGGAATATAGCTCTCCGTTTGAACTGCTCATTGCTGTATTACTATCGGCACAAGCAACTGATATTTCAGTAAACAAAGGTACGCGTCAGCTATTTAAGCTTGCCAACACGCCCCAAGCCCTTCTGGATCTGGGCGAGCAAGGTGTGAAGCCTTTTATCCAACACATTGGCTTATTCAACTCCAAGGGCAAGCATATTCAAGAGACCTGTCGACTACTGCTTGAAAAGCATGGTGGCGAAGTGCCTCAAAATCGCGAAGAGCTAGAGTTGCTCCCAGGCGTTGGCAGAAAGACTGCGAACGTGATTCTCAATACCGCCTTTGGTCAACCCACTATGGCTGTCGATACCCATATTTTTAGAGTCTCAAACCGAACTGGTTTAGCACCCGGTAAAGATGTTCTGAAAGTTGAAAAACAATTACTCAAGCGCATCCCAAAAGAGTTTTTAATGGATGCGCATCATTGGCTTATTCTGCATGGCCGATATACCTGCAAAGCCCGTAGTCCGGATTGTGAGCAATGTATTGTTGAGCCTCTCTGCGGCTTTAAACAGAAAACTGGTAAAGGAAAAGTTCGTGGCAATATTTAATCCGACCCGCGAAGAGGTAAGACGCTTTTTTTGCGACACCTGGAAGAAGAAAACTGGAGATCAAATTCTGTCGCCAATGGAAACGCTTGCTAGCGATTGGATGGGTGAGCACCCCGAATATCATGCCCTCCTAGCTGATCCAGAGGGGGCAATTGCGCAAGACTATACGCCAGAGCGTGGTGAGACCAATCCCTTCTTGCACCTCTCCATGCACTTGTCGATTAGCGAACAAACCTCGATTGATCAACCCCCAGGTATTAAAGAAGTTTCTGAAAAGTTAGCAAAGAAACGGGGCTCTGCACATGAAGCTCAGCACGCCATGATGGAATGTCTAGGACAGGTGATGTGGGAAGCGCAACGTGAGGGGCAAGCACTCAGCCCCGAGAAATATCTTGAGGCACTTCAGAAATTAATCTAGTAACTTCGCTTCACGAGCATTCGCTTGCTCAAAATGACGGTGGAGACAACCAAAAAAGCAAAGACCATATTCATTAAGGTGATGCGGTCATCCAAGAAAAAGCTTGATGCCAGCAGCGTACAAAAAGGCTGGATCAATTGCACTTGGCTGACTCTTGCAATTCCACCGATGGCAAGACCTTCGTACCAAAAGAAAAAGCCCAAGTACATCGGAAATATACTGAGGTATACAAAGCTTGTCCAAGCAACTACATCAGCACCCCAATACGATGAAGAAAATGTGAAGTAAGTTGCCACGATATTAATAGGTAATGAAATCACTAGCGCCCAAGAAATTACTACGCGCGGGTTCATCTTTCGAGATAACTCCCCGCCCTCTACATATCCTACGCAAGCACAAATGCCGCCCAGTACTAGCAGGATATCTATATAGGTAAAACTTCCAGAACTTTTAAGAAGGGCATACATCATTACCAATGCAGCACCCAAGATGGATACGAGCCAAAAACCGATCGAGGGGCGCTCTTTGAAGCGGATGACTCCGATCACTGTAGTAGCTAAGGGCATCATCCCCAAAATAACGGCGCCATGAGAGGATGAACCCTCCTTCATGGCCAGTGTAGTAAAGATTGGAAACCCAAAAACTACACCTAGTGCAATCACAGCAAATTTCGCTAAGTCAGTTTTACTGGGGAGCGGTACTTGCTTATACGCAAGATAGCTTAAAGCAACTAAACCAGCTAAAGAAGCTCTACCAAAAGCAATGAAGTAAGGATTGAAGCTTTCAACGGTAATCTTACTTACCGGCAAGGTGAGACTAAAAACGAGAATGCCAATAAAGCCAATGAGCATTCCCTTAGTTTCTTTATTCACTATCAACCTTGGGGGAGAAAAACACTACTGAACAATTTTAGGAAAGTGTAGCAATGGCAGCTTTGATTACTGCAGGCAGTTGACTTGCAAGTTGCTGACGTTCGGCTAGCTTACTGAGAGATAGCTCTTGAACTCTTTTTGACCAAGCCGATCCCGGAAAGAAAGCATCGTCCTTATATCTGGGAATCACATGCCAATGTATGTGGGGAACCATATTGCCTAAGGCTGCAATATTGACCTTATCTGGACACATCGCATGCCTTATCGCTTCCTCTACCGCAAAGACTAGGGACATCAGGTGTTCGCGCTCACCACGGGTGAGATCAGTCATTTCAGCGACATGATGATTCCAGATGACCCTACAAAAGCCAGGCAGATCAGGATCATTTACCAAGATGATTCTGCAATCATCCCCGCGCCAAATTAATTGACCCTCTTCAGGTTTAAGCTCTTCTTTACAGAGTACGCAATTAGTCATGGGAAGAATGTAAACGAAAACGGCATCTAAGTCACCCTTATGGGGTAATTTAGATGCCGCGACAGTAAGGGTAGATTCTTTTACTGTTCTATTACGAACTACTTAGGGATTACTTAGTGAAACTGCTCTTCCTCTGTAGAACCAGTCAACGCAGTGACTGAAGACTTACCACCTTGAATTACCGTAGTGACATCGTCGAAGTAACCAGTACCTACTTCCTGCTGATGCGATACGAATGTGTAACCACGATCACGAGCAGCGAATTCTGGCTCTTGTACTTTCTCGATATAAGCAGTCATACCGCGCTGCATGTAGTCTTGAGCTAAGTCGAACATGTTGTACCACATAGAGTGAATACCAGCCAAAGTGATGAACTGATACTTGTAACCCATTGCACCTAATTCGCGCTGGAACTTCGCAATCGTTACATCATCCAAGTTCTTCTTCCAATTGAAAGATGGTGAGCAGTTGTAAGCCAACATCTTGCCTGGGAACTTCGCACGAATTGCTTCAGCGAACTGACGAGCAAACTCGAGATCAGGAGTACCTGTTTCGCACCACACCATATCAGCGTAAGCAGCATATGCCAATCCACGAGAGATCGCTTGATCCAAGCCCTTACGTGTTTTATAAAAGCCTTCTGGAGTTCGCTCACCAGTCAAGAATGGCTTGTCATTTGCATCGTAATCAGATGTCAACAAGTCAGCAGCTTCAGCATCAGTACGAGCCAAGATGATGGTTGAAACACCCATTACGTCAGCAGCCAAACGTGCAGAAATCAATTTCTGCACTGACTCAGCCGTAGGTAACAATACTTTGCCACCCAAGTGACCGCACTTCTTAACGGAAGACAGCTGATCTTCGAAGTGAACACCAGCAGCACCCTGCTTGATTAGTGCCTTACTTAATTCAAATGCATTCAATACGCCACCGAAACCAGCTTCAGCATCGGCAACGATAGGAGCAAAATATTCGATATAGCCAGCATCGCCCTTATAGATACCTTTAGCGGTTTGGATCTCATCTGCACGTTGAAATGAGTTATTAATACGCTCAACCATCTTTGGAACTGAGTCAACTGGATACAGAGATTGATCTGGATACATTGCTGCGTAAGAGTTACCATCAGCAGCAACCTGCCAACCTGACAAGTAGATGGCTTGAACGCCAGCCTTAACTTGTTGCATTGCCTGTCCACCAGTCAAAGCACCTAAACAGTTCACGTAAGCTTCGTTATTCACCAATTCCCAAAGACGCTCTGCGCCATGTTTGGCTAGTGTGTGCTCAATCTTTAATGAACCACGGAGACGAACAACGTCCTCAGCCGTGTAACCACGTTTAATGCCTTTCCAGCGTGGATTGGTATCCCAGTCTTTTTGTAATGCTGCAATTTCTGCTTTGCGATCTGCCATGTTTTTCTCCCTAAGTTAAACAAGTACATCCAATATTGAGACACTCAATATAGACAATGAAGTCTTATGTCTTATATAAGAGTTTAAGTACTTAAGAAAAGCATGCAAGAACTATTTCAGTATTAATTGAAATAAATTAGTTCAATAAATTCAATTACTTGAAATTATATTTTTATAATGTGAAATACAAATCCAATCGGCGAAATAACGCCTAGCTTGAAATGTTGCACTGCATTTTGCGTATAGGAATGACTTTTCACATTGTGAAAAGAATTGGAGGTTTTAGCTAGCCTTAGGGGTACTGATACTCGCCACTTTAAATCCAGTCAAGATAATCATGATCTGGAGAAAAGCCACACCAATGAATAAGAACTTTGGCAAGCCTACATCTAAGAAGATTCCAAAGATCAATGGACTTAGGGCGGCGCCCAAATCAATGCCTGAATAAACAATACCGTAAATCCTGCCCGATGAGCCAGAGGGTGTTGCAGAGCGAATCATCAAGTCACGAGATGGTGCGGCTATTCCCAAGCCAAGCCCGATCACAATGAAAGCAATGATGATTAATTCTACGGGCACCAAACCTGTAGCCATTAAAAGACCCATGACGATGTTCACAGTAAAGCAAATGGTAATGATGCGCTCAGGCACTTTTAATTTAGCGGCCAAATAGCCACCCAATAACATTCCTCCAGCACCACCCAAAGACATGAGTGTTAAATAATAATTACCAGAGCTCACGGCAATGTCGTAGATTTTAAAAAGCGCAGTTGGGGCAAATGATTGCAAGCCGGTAGTTGCAGCCATACTAAAGAAAAAGAAAATCCAGCAGAGCCAAACGACCGGCAACTTCAGAAAACCAAACGTACTCATGGGTGCGCCACCGGGATTATTCGCAATATGCTTAGCCTCTGATTCATCTCGCCTCGCTTGCACGTCATCTACTAAACGAGCCCGACTCACCCAGAGAAATACCAAAATCAGCGCCTCGAGCACTGCAGCCGACAAAAACGCAATACGCCAGTCTGCTATGGTTGTTACAGCAACCATAAATGCTGGAGCAGCAGCCCAGCCGATATAGCCCGTTACCCCATGAATCGAGTAGGCGTAAGGCAAATTTGGTGGTGAAATTTTGTGATTAATCAGCGTGTAATCCACTGGATGGAAAACGCCATTGCCACATCCCGCAATCACTGCGCCTAGAACCAACATGGCATAACCATTGCTTTGTGAGTAAATCAGTGCAGCCAATGCTAGCAATGCTACGCCAGCAAACAAGACAGGACGAGATCCAATACGGTCTACTAAAAATCCAGATGCAGCTTGAACAATACAAGAGACCACAAAGAAGATGGTCATGAGCAGGCCCAATTCGGCGTAGTTAAAGCCGAACTCTGCTTTTAGCCATGGGAACATGGGCGGCAGAATTAAATGAAAGAAATGGGAGCTGCCGTGAGCCAGGCTAATGAGACCAACAACCCGGACATCACTGGCGCGCCTCATTTTGAGGGCATCAATCATGTACCGAGTTTACTGGTGCAGGCCTATTTCTGCCAATTTTTGATGAATTACTTACTAAAGCTGAAATCCCCGTTCTGATCAACACCCACAGGAACCGTGTCCTTAGGGCCAAACTTACCTTCCAAGATCATCTTGGAAACTGGGTTCTCAATATATTGCTGAATCGCACGCTTAAGTGGCCTTGCTCCAAATACAGGATCAAAACCGACCTCTGCAATCTTACCTAGAGCGGCATCACTGACATCCATCTGCATATCAATCTTGGCTAAACGATCTGACAAGTTCTTGAGCAAGATCTTCGCGATATTAGCAATATTGCCTTTATCCAAACCATGAAAGACGACGATCTCATCAATCCGGTTTAAGAACTCAGGACGGAAATGGCCTTTTAATTCTTCAAATACCGCCTCTTTAATTTCTAACTGCTTCTTACCAACCATCGACTGAATCAGATGTGAGCCAATATTGCTGGTCATCACAATCACCGTGTTCTTAAAGTCTACGGTACGACCTTGACCATCCGTTAAGCGGCCATCGTCCAATACTTGCAAGAGCACATTAAAGACATCCGGGTGGGCTTTTTCAATCTCATCAAACAAGATGACGCTGTATGGATGGCGACGTACTTGTTCAGTTAAGTAACCACCTTCTTCGTAGCCTACATAGCCCGGAGGCGCACCGATTAAACGGGCAACACTATGCTTCTCCATAAACTCACTCATATCAATACGAATGAGGTGCTCTTCACTATCAAATAAGAAACCGGCCAGGGCTTTACAAAGCTCAGTCTTACCAACACCTGTAGGTCCTAAGAATAAGAATGAGCCATAAGGGCGATTCTCTTCAGAGAGACCTGCACGGGAACGACGAATAGCATCAGATACCGCACGAATAGCCTCTTCTTGGCCAACTACGCGCTGATGTAATAACTCCTCCATCTTGAGTAACTTATCGCGCTCACCCTGCATCATCTTCGATACCGGGATGCCTGTTGCACGAGAAACTACCTCAGCAATTTCTTCTGCACCGACTTGTGTACGTAAGAGCTTATTCTTCACTACACCATCTTTATCGCCCTTGGCTTCAGCAGCGGCAGCGGATTTGAGTTTGGCTTCAAGCTCAGGTAATTTTCCATATTGCAATTCTGCAACTTGCTCTAACTTGCCATCACGTTGCAATCTAGCAATATCAGCACGGACTTTTTCGATCTCCTCTTTGAGATGAGCGGCGCCTAGTACGGCCCCCTTTTCTGCTTTCCAGATTTCCTCTAGATCAGCATACTCAGCACCCAAGCGCTTGATCTCATCTTCAATCAAACCAAGACGTTTTTGTGATGCCTCATCTTTTTCCTTCTTAACTGCTTCACGCTCAATCTTGAGCTGAATCAGACGACGCTCCAGCTTATCCATAACCTCTGGCTTGGAATCAATTTCCATGCGAATGCGTGAGCCGGCCTCATCAATCAGGTCAATCGCCTTATCTGGCAAGAAACGATCGGTAATGTAGCGATGAGACAGCTCTGCCGCAGCCACGATAGCTGGGTCAGTAATCTCAATACCATGATGAAGCTCGTAACGTTCTTGCAAACCACGCAAGATCGCAATAGTGGCTTCTACGCTAGGCTCCTCCACCATCACTTTTTGGAAGCGGCGCTCAAGTGCAGCATCTTTCTCAATGTACTTACGGTACTCATCTAGAGTGGTTGCGCCGATGCAATGCAATTCACCACGCGCTAAAGCAGGCTTGAGCATATTACCGGCGTCCATTGCGCCATCACCCTTACCTGCGCCTACCATCGTATGTATCTCATCAATAAAGATGATGGTTTGACCTTCGTCCTTAGCAACATCACTTAGAACAGCTTTGAGACGCTCCTCGAATTCACCACGGTACTTAGCGCCTGCTAGCAACAAAGCCATATCCAATACGAGGACACGTTTGTTTTTGAGGGTTTCAGGAACTTCACCATTAACGATGCGTTGAGCTAAACCCTCCACAATGGCAGTTTTACCAACACCTGGCTCACCAATCAGGACCGGGTTGTTCTTACCGCGACGTTGCAGAATCTGAATGGTGCGACGAATCTCATCATCGCGACCAATCACAGGATCGAGCTTACCCATGCGAGCACGCTCGGTTAAATCAATGGTGTATTTCTTTAAGGCTTCACGCTGACCTTCGGCATCCGCACTATTCACTGAGTCTCCTCCGCGCACTAAATCAATAGCCGCTTCTAACGATTTACGATTTAAACCATTCTCACGAGCAATCTTGCCGAGCTCACCTTTGTCATCGGCCACCACCAATAAAAATAACTCGCCAGCAATAAATTGATCATTACGCTTATTGGCTTCTTTTTCGCATAAGTTCAGCCAGTTATTTAAATCACGTCCAAGCTGAACTTCCCCACCAGTGCCCTGCACCTCTGGAAGATTAGCAACGAGTTTCTCGGTTGCCTTCTCAAGGCCCGGGACATTGACGCCGGCGCGTGTCAATAAACTCTTGGCACCACCATCTGAATCGCGCAGCATTGCTAGCAGCAAATGGGCTGGCTCGATATATTGATTGTCTTTTGCTAAAGCAAGGCTTTGCGCCTCACTGAGCGCCTCTTGAAACTTCGTGGTTAATTTATCTATCCTCATTTTTACGTCCTATCTACTCTATCTATTTTTGTGTGTTTATATCTATAGAATATAGGGGCATTCTGCATAATTTCAAGTCTGTTAGACCTCTTTTTAAGCGAATTAATCCCTATTTTGACCTGGCTTGTTTACCTCTTGGAATGCTCTGATGGCAGCTATTACGCTGGTATTACAAACCGTCTAGAACATCGTTTAGCTGCTCACAATTCCGGGGAAGGTGCTCGCTATACGAGGGCTCGCAGACCAGTAACCCTTTTAGCAAGCCAAGAGCACCCAGATCGATCTGAGGCATCTAAAGCCGAGGCTAGATTGAAGAAACTACCTAGATCGGAAAAACTGGGATTTTTTAAAGCCTAGGCTTTTAGTGGATGCTTACGCAGCATCTTTGATTGCTAGAGGAATCACCTGACTCTTGAAGCTTCCAGCCAGCGCTTTTTTCAAGATCTTATAAATATCCAGATCAAACTCAGCCTCACCTGAATCGGCCAACTCATAGAGCTCTTCTTCGTTGATCGCCGTACCTAAATAACGCCAACGGTCCACTACGTGCATGTGGCCTGCCTCTTTTACTGCCACCGGCCCAGGATATGGCCAGACTTGAACCTGAAATAACTCCAGAGCAGTTTTGAGTTGAAGATTATGTAAATCGATAGGAGAGCCCCCAATACAGGCGCCACCACATTGCTTAACTTGATAACCAAAGCAAGCCTTGCCTTCAATACGCTTCTCTAAACCAAGCAGCGCTTCACAGAGGCGGTATTTTTTTGCAATCGCTTTGAGGTATGCGTTGGCCTCCCGCTTGCTATAAAACAAACCAAACAAGTTTTCTTGAATACCAGGATCCAATTCACGATGACCCACAAGATAAGGGATGACTACACCATCCTCAGCAAGCTCTAATTTCCAGGCGCAGAGATCCTTTGAGCGGCGTAGTTTGATGTTCATGCTGGGCATGCGCTCTTTAATGAGGCGCGACTCTAAAATCAATGCGCCCAACTCTCCACTAGTCTCAATCCAATCAATATCTCTCACTTGCATCGAAAGCTTCATTTCCTTACGCTGGGTGAGCGCCCCTTGAAAGTGACCCATCACCCTGCTACGCAGAGAAATGCTTTTACCGATATACAGTGGAGTTTGATTCTCACCATAAAAAATGTAGCAGCCCGGCTTTTCTGGAATCGAGTCCACTAGCGATTTATCAATATTGGGCGGTAAGCTTGGATTACCAATGAGTTGATTGACTGCCTTGAGAAGCGCTTCACGGCCGAGCTTCTCTTCACAAGCGCGCCAAAATTGAAGCAACAAATCAGCGTCACCCAATGCACGGTGCCGCGCGCTAATTTTGAGGCGGTGGGCACTAATGATGGTGTCAAGATTATGTCTAGGCTGATCGGGGAATAGTAGGCGGGAGAGCTTTACGGTACACAGTACTTTGGGCTTGAAGTCGATACCCACCCGCTTAAAGGATGCCTTCAAAAATCCATAATCAAAACGGGCGTTGTGAGCTATAAAAATCTTCCCCTCGAGCTCGCGAGCAATCTCTGTCGCCAAGCCCTCAAAGGCTGGCTGCTGCCTCACCATCTCAGGGCGAATACCCGTCAAACTTTGAATATTCTGCGGAATAAATGTCTGGGGATTAATGAGGCTTTCCCAAGTCTCCACTTGATCATGAATCAGCGATTTAATACCAACTTCTGTAATGCGATCGCGCTCGAAGTTTGAGCCCGTAGTCTCAATATCAACAAATGCTAATGGAGGATATTCATAGTCATTTGATGACATGAGAACAGAAAGGTTACTTTTTACCTTGATACTTAGCGATACTCGCTTTCAGGTCGCTGTACTCTTCACAACCGAAGAGGCAAGCCTTATCGAGTCTTGCCAACATCGCCTCTGCTCCAGGCAAGTCTTTCTTCATCAAAAGCAACTCACCGTAGTACTCTAAAGCTGATCTATGACTTGGATCAATCTTCAATGCTGCCTGGTAATACTTTTCAGATGAAGCTAAATCTGGCGGTTGCTTTTTGCGCAAGCTATATCCCATCAGATTGTTCCAGTCTGCAGAATTGATTTCGTTTGCAGACTGCAAGTGCTTTAATGCCTGATCGTAATTATTGGATTTAATACTGGCGCGGGCATCTGTTAGCCAAGCTGGATCAGATTTAGTTGGGGCGCTATCAGCAGCCAAGGAAACCATCCATGGTGCTGTTGCCAGCAAAATAGATGCTAAAAGTTTGCTAGCGAAATTCCATTTCATTATCTGCATCATGAAGGTCTTTGTTGTTGTCCTGCTTTTTGTAAGTAGTCACCAAAACTAAAAATCGAATTGGGTCCCAAAGGTACATCTTCCACCTTCTTAAATGGTGCCTTGATTACTCTTTGCACTTCACCTTTAGAGGGCTTTTCAATTCTGAATTCGGAATAAACAAAAGCCTGACGCTCAGGAGCGGTTTTCGCTTCGCTAAATCGCGGTACGTAATCTTTAATAGCATCAGAGAGCTTCACATTAGCCATACAGCTGAGCATATAAGTCTCCAAAGATTGATAGAGCTCACTAGCGATATCGCAAGCCTCAACTTTGCGCTTTTTGATGTAATTCATTGCTAGGACCACATCTTTGATGGTGACCATGCGGGGATCCTGCAACAGGGTGTAACCCCCATTACGACCTTTTGTACCCTTCACGATTCCAGCTGCACGCAATGCGCTGAGTAATAGTTCTATTCTGCTCACCGATAATTTTTGACGCTGCGCGAGCTCCAAGCCAGTGACTGGCTGAACACCATTTGAATGAGATGCAATATCAACCAGGGTGTTGAGGGCGGCTTTTACTGCTGTATTAACGTTCATGATGGATTTAGCAAATATGTTGAATTAAATAAAGTATCGGGTTGGATCCATATTTCTGCAGAGCACCAAGTTATAACCCTCTTGAACTCATGGTTGTAGTCAACCCAAGTAAGGTTTGAGCTCAGCAATCAGATTTTTAAATTGCTCACGTCTAAGAAACTGGCCAACCTCGACCCTCTGACCGGTCTGCTCAACAAAAAATACTTTTTGATGCTCTTCTGGATGCGACAGCCTGACCCAGCGAGTATTAAATTCAGTGACCGACTCTTTGTAGGCAATAAATTTCCTGACCAATAAGCGGGTACCGCTGATTTCTATCTCCTCATAATCCAAAGCATGCCTGCAGTAGATCAAAAAGCCCACAGTGACTGCAGTTAACTCTATTGCAGTAAAGATCAGGATAATTTTTACGCCAGCCAACAAAAAACCGGTTGCTACGGTTAAGGAAAGACAAACCAAGGCGATATAAAACTTGAGCAATTGACTCGGAGTCAATGCGCAATTGCGCCTCATCTTCCAGATTTTCATTCTTTAATGTCAGTCTCAGTCAGGCTTGAAGTCTAGTGCTTGGCAGATTGAGCTTGTTTAGCCTTTTCCAGCTGATCAGCGCTACGCTGCTGAAAATCAACCATGGTGTGGTAGCCCATTTGGTAGCAAGGGCAATGTTTACCCAAAATCCAGCGTGCGAGCTTAACCCGTAACTTTTGCATCATGTTTATTCTCCTGTGAGTACTCTATATTTTGGCTGAAATCCAGGATTACTGCTGAGCACGGTGCCATTTCGACCGCTCAGCAAACTAAACGTAAATCCTTTAAATTAAACGCATGACAACACCTTCTTTGACAGCCCGCTGGATTCCGCTTTTCCCTTTGGGGACTACCCTCTTTCCAGGCGGCGTAATTGCCCTCAAAATCTTTGAAGCGCGTTATTTAGACATGATGAAGCGATGCCTGCGCGAAGACACTCCTTTTGGGGTTATCAGTATTCTCGATAACAAGCCAATTGAATCAGACGCTGATGCCATTGCCAACTTTTCAAACATTGGCACCCTAGCGAAATTAGAAGAATTTGATCCGATTCAGCCCGCGCTGTATATGACCAAGTCCTATGGAACGCAACGCTTTAAAGTGCTCAATATCAAGCAAGAAGCTGATGGCTTATGGATGGGCCAAGTTGAACTCATGGATGCTGACCCAGAAATGCCATTAGCAAAAGAGCATGAAAAGGTAGCCTCGCTGTTGAATGAGATTATTTCTGTTATCAAAAGCGAGGATTTACTGGGTGAAGATGCATTCAAAATGCCAACGAACCTAGATGATTGTGGTTGGGTATCTAACCGACTGGCTGAACTCTTGCCACTCGCCCCAGCTCAGAAGAATCACTTGCTTGCTCAAAGCAATCCCAGAATCCGGCTCGATTTGATTTCAGAGATCATTGAGGATGA from Polynucleobacter duraquae encodes:
- a CDS encoding RrF2 family transcriptional regulator produces the protein MNVNTAVKAALNTLVDIASHSNGVQPVTGLELAQRQKLSVSRIELLLSALRAAGIVKGTKGRNGGYTLLQDPRMVTIKDVVLAMNYIKKRKVEACDIASELYQSLETYMLSCMANVKLSDAIKDYVPRFSEAKTAPERQAFVYSEFRIEKPSKGEVQRVIKAPFKKVEDVPLGPNSIFSFGDYLQKAGQQQRPS
- a CDS encoding LON peptidase substrate-binding domain-containing protein, which encodes MTTPSLTARWIPLFPLGTTLFPGGVIALKIFEARYLDMMKRCLREDTPFGVISILDNKPIESDADAIANFSNIGTLAKLEEFDPIQPALYMTKSYGTQRFKVLNIKQEADGLWMGQVELMDADPEMPLAKEHEKVASLLNEIISVIKSEDLLGEDAFKMPTNLDDCGWVSNRLAELLPLAPAQKNHLLAQSNPRIRLDLISEIIEDDGLRNIVIH
- a CDS encoding DUF2244 domain-containing protein, with protein sequence MKIWKMRRNCALTPSQLLKFYIALVCLSLTVATGFLLAGVKIILIFTAIELTAVTVGFLIYCRHALDYEEIEISGTRLLVRKFIAYKESVTEFNTRWVRLSHPEEHQKVFFVEQTGQRVEVGQFLRREQFKNLIAELKPYLG
- a CDS encoding tetratricopeptide repeat protein; its protein translation is MKWNFASKLLASILLATAPWMVSLAADSAPTKSDPAWLTDARASIKSNNYDQALKHLQSANEINSADWNNLMGYSLRKKQPPDLASSEKYYQAALKIDPSHRSALEYYGELLLMKKDLPGAEAMLARLDKACLFGCEEYSDLKASIAKYQGKK